A DNA window from Buttiauxella agrestis contains the following coding sequences:
- the aceA gene encoding isocitrate lyase has translation MKTSRNQQIQQLQEDWTQARWEGIKRPYSAEEVVKLRGSVNPECTLAQNGAARMWRLLHGESKKGYINSLGALTGGQALQQAKAGIEAIYLSGWQVAADANLASSMYPDQSLYPANSVPAVVDRINNTFRRADQIQWASNIEEGDPRYVDYYLPIVADAEAGFGGVLNAFELMKSMIQAGAAAVHFEDQLASVKKCGHMGGKVLVPTQEAIQKLVAARLAADVMGVPTLVIARTDADAADLITSDCDEYDREFVTGERTQEGFYRTRAGIEQAISRGLAYAPYADLVWCETSKPDLEQARRFADAIHARFPGKLLAYNCSPSFNWKKNLDDKTIASFQEELSAMGYKYQFITLAGIHSMWFNMFDLAHAYAQGEGMRHYVEKVQQPEFAAAPEGYTFVSHQQEVGTGYFDRVTTIIQGGASSVTALTGSTEEEQF, from the coding sequence ATGAAAACCTCACGCAACCAACAAATTCAACAATTACAAGAAGACTGGACGCAAGCTCGCTGGGAAGGCATCAAGCGCCCATACAGCGCGGAAGAGGTCGTGAAATTGCGTGGTTCTGTGAACCCGGAATGTACGCTGGCGCAAAATGGCGCGGCCAGAATGTGGCGCTTGCTGCATGGTGAATCGAAAAAGGGCTACATCAACAGCCTTGGCGCGTTAACTGGCGGGCAAGCGTTGCAACAAGCGAAAGCGGGTATTGAAGCCATTTATCTGTCTGGCTGGCAGGTTGCGGCAGATGCCAACCTCGCGTCCAGCATGTACCCGGATCAATCGTTATATCCGGCAAACTCCGTACCGGCGGTGGTCGATCGGATCAACAACACATTCCGTCGCGCCGATCAGATCCAATGGGCATCCAACATTGAGGAAGGTGATCCGCGCTATGTCGATTACTACCTGCCGATCGTAGCCGATGCGGAAGCCGGTTTTGGTGGTGTACTGAACGCGTTTGAGCTGATGAAATCGATGATTCAGGCCGGTGCAGCAGCGGTACACTTTGAAGACCAACTGGCATCCGTGAAGAAATGCGGTCACATGGGTGGCAAGGTGCTGGTGCCGACTCAGGAAGCCATTCAGAAACTTGTCGCTGCCCGCCTGGCAGCAGACGTAATGGGCGTTCCAACACTAGTCATTGCCCGTACCGATGCCGATGCTGCGGATTTAATCACCTCTGATTGTGACGAATACGACCGCGAATTTGTTACGGGCGAGCGCACTCAAGAAGGTTTCTACCGTACTCGTGCTGGCATTGAGCAGGCTATCAGCCGTGGCCTGGCGTACGCGCCATATGCCGATTTGGTGTGGTGCGAGACGTCCAAACCTGACCTTGAACAGGCGCGTCGCTTTGCTGATGCCATCCATGCTCGCTTCCCAGGCAAACTGCTGGCCTACAACTGTTCGCCATCGTTTAACTGGAAGAAAAACCTCGACGATAAAACTATTGCTTCGTTCCAGGAAGAGCTATCAGCAATGGGCTACAAATATCAATTCATTACGCTCGCTGGCATTCACAGCATGTGGTTCAACATGTTCGACCTGGCGCACGCTTACGCGCAGGGCGAAGGTATGCGCCATTACGTTGAAAAAGTGCAGCAGCCAGAATTTGCTGCGGCGCCTGAAGGCTACACCTTCGTTTCCCATCAGCAGGAAGTGGGCACCGGCTATTTTGACCGTGTAACGACGATTATTCAGGGGGGGGCTTCTTCAGTCACTGCATTAACGGGTTCAACGGAAGAAGAGCAGTTCTAA
- the aceK gene encoding bifunctional isocitrate dehydrogenase kinase/phosphatase — MTRRLELLIAHTILQGFDAQYGRFLEVTSGAQQRFEQADWHAVQRAMKSRIHLYDHHVGLVVEQLRCITDGQHTDDEFLLRVKAQYTQLLPDYPRFEIAESFFNSVYCRLFDHRSLSPERLFIFSSQDETRFRAIPRPLSKTFTPALGWQPLLRSVLRDLPLRLPWQNLARDAGYIIAHLTETFGNEALQQASIEIANELFYRNKAAWLVGKLVLPTGKVPFLLPIHRTDDGHLVVDTCLTSSAEASIVFGFARSYFMVYAPQPAALVEWLRELLPGKTTAELYMAIGCQKHGKTESYREYLTYISATDEQFIEAPGIRGMVMLVFTLPGFDRVFKVIKDKFAPQKEVTAERVRECYQLVKEHDRVGRMADTQEFENFVLSKHQISQPLLDLLKLEVPEKLTDLGDSIAISHLYIERRMVPLNLWLEQVEGQQLRDAVEEYGNAIRQLAAANIFPGDMLFKNFGVTRHGRVVFYDYDEICYMTEVNFRNVPPPRYPEDELSAEPWYSVAPGDVFPEEFRHYLCADPRIRLIFDEMHGDLFRADYWRALQERIRNGHVEDVFAYRKRQRFCQRHITCL, encoded by the coding sequence ATGACTCGTAGGCTGGAATTGTTAATCGCCCACACTATCCTGCAAGGTTTTGACGCGCAGTATGGCCGCTTTCTTGAAGTCACCTCCGGAGCGCAGCAGCGCTTCGAACAAGCCGACTGGCACGCGGTACAGCGGGCGATGAAAAGCCGCATCCATCTCTACGATCACCACGTCGGTCTGGTAGTTGAACAATTGCGCTGCATTACCGATGGTCAGCATACGGACGACGAATTTTTATTGCGTGTTAAAGCGCAGTACACCCAGTTATTGCCCGATTACCCTCGCTTTGAAATTGCCGAAAGCTTTTTCAATTCAGTTTATTGTCGGCTCTTCGATCACCGCTCGTTATCTCCCGAGCGGCTTTTTATTTTCAGCTCTCAGGATGAAACGCGCTTTCGCGCTATTCCTCGCCCGCTGTCAAAAACCTTTACCCCAGCTTTAGGCTGGCAGCCGCTTTTACGCTCAGTACTTCGGGATTTGCCTTTGCGCCTGCCGTGGCAAAATTTGGCCCGTGACGCCGGGTATATCATCGCGCATCTGACTGAAACCTTTGGTAATGAGGCTTTGCAGCAGGCATCTATCGAAATTGCCAACGAATTATTTTATCGAAATAAAGCCGCCTGGCTGGTCGGGAAGCTGGTTCTTCCGACGGGCAAGGTGCCCTTTTTGTTGCCGATACATCGCACCGATGACGGACATTTAGTGGTAGATACCTGCTTAACCAGCAGCGCTGAAGCCAGCATCGTTTTTGGTTTTGCCCGCTCTTATTTCATGGTTTACGCCCCGCAACCTGCGGCATTAGTCGAATGGTTGCGTGAACTTTTGCCGGGAAAAACCACAGCCGAGCTGTACATGGCGATTGGTTGTCAAAAACACGGTAAAACAGAAAGTTATCGCGAATATCTGACGTATATCTCAGCCACCGATGAGCAGTTTATTGAAGCGCCGGGTATTCGCGGCATGGTGATGCTGGTATTTACTCTTCCTGGTTTTGACCGGGTTTTTAAAGTGATTAAAGATAAGTTTGCCCCGCAAAAAGAAGTCACTGCCGAGCGCGTTCGCGAATGCTATCAACTGGTGAAGGAACACGATCGTGTCGGTCGTATGGCCGATACTCAGGAGTTTGAAAATTTTGTGCTGTCTAAACATCAGATAAGCCAGCCGCTGCTTGACCTGTTAAAGCTGGAAGTGCCTGAAAAACTGACCGATCTTGGCGACAGTATTGCCATCAGCCATCTGTATATTGAACGCAGAATGGTGCCGTTGAATCTGTGGCTGGAACAGGTGGAAGGCCAGCAATTACGCGATGCCGTTGAAGAATATGGCAACGCTATCCGCCAGCTTGCGGCGGCGAATATTTTCCCCGGCGACATGCTATTTAAAAACTTTGGCGTCACCCGTCACGGGCGTGTGGTGTTCTACGATTACGATGAAATTTGCTATATGACCGAAGTGAATTTCCGCAACGTTCCTCCACCGCGTTATCCGGAGGACGAACTCTCTGCCGAACCGTGGTACAGCGTGGCGCCCGGAGATGTTTTCCCGGAAGAGTTTCGCCACTATTTATGCGCCGACCCGCGTATTCGCCTGATATTCGATGAAATGCACGGCGACTTATTCCGTGCTGATTACTGGCGCGCATTGCAGGAAAGAATCCGCAACGGGCATGTGGAGGATGTTTTTGCCTACCGCAAACGGCAGCGTTTTTGCCAGCGCCATATTACTTGTTTGTAA
- the iclR gene encoding glyoxylate bypass operon transcriptional repressor IclR translates to MVAAVPAKRGKKPRAATVAAPQPTGQVQSLTRGLKLLEWIAESHGSVALTELAQQAGLPNSTTHRLLTTMQQLGFVRQIGDLGHWTIGAHAFVVGSSFLQSRNLLAIVHPILRKLMEDSGETVNLAVLDHSDHQAIIIDQVQCAQLMRMSAPIGGKLPMHASGAGKVFLANLSDEQVAALLHRKGLHSYTPATLTSPLHLKEDLAQTRKRGYSFDDEEHALGLRCVASCIYDEHHEAFAAISISGPISRVTDDRVTELGALVIKAAKEITQAYGGGR, encoded by the coding sequence ATGGTTGCTGCCGTTCCCGCTAAACGTGGAAAAAAACCACGCGCTGCCACAGTGGCTGCACCTCAGCCAACCGGGCAAGTTCAGTCACTGACGCGTGGCCTGAAACTGCTTGAATGGATTGCCGAATCGCATGGTAGCGTTGCGCTCACCGAGCTGGCACAACAGGCTGGTTTACCGAACTCCACCACACATCGACTGCTCACTACCATGCAGCAACTCGGCTTTGTTCGCCAGATTGGCGATCTCGGCCACTGGACGATTGGCGCACATGCGTTTGTCGTCGGCAGTAGCTTCTTGCAAAGCCGTAATCTACTCGCCATTGTTCACCCGATCCTGCGCAAACTGATGGAAGATTCCGGCGAAACGGTAAATCTTGCGGTGCTTGATCATAGCGATCACCAGGCGATTATCATTGACCAGGTGCAATGCGCGCAGCTTATGCGTATGTCAGCGCCGATTGGCGGCAAGCTCCCGATGCACGCTTCAGGTGCCGGGAAGGTGTTTCTGGCAAATCTGAGTGACGAGCAGGTCGCAGCTTTACTGCATCGTAAAGGGTTGCACAGCTACACGCCTGCAACGCTCACTTCTCCGCTGCATCTGAAAGAAGATTTGGCACAGACTCGCAAGCGCGGTTACTCGTTTGATGATGAAGAACATGCGCTGGGGCTGCGTTGTGTGGCGTCGTGTATTTATGACGAGCACCATGAAGCGTTTGCCGCGATTTCAATTTCCGGCCCAATTTCACGCGTGACAGATGACCGCGTTACCGAGTTAGGTGCGTTAGTGATCAAAGCGGCGAAAGAGATTACTCAGGCTTACGGCGGCGGGCGCTAA